From a single Raphanus sativus cultivar WK10039 chromosome 3, ASM80110v3, whole genome shotgun sequence genomic region:
- the LOC108844368 gene encoding diacylglycerol kinase 1, whose translation MENDGEMGMFFFPWWNSKNPLETVESGGFIFTCFVAALVGILTIAYTASQWRRDINLSWTKAIARSKKNPKARHKTPVAPHSWERDSVSRTKNLNCCVCLKSMSPSQTMVSSLSVIHRCTICGAAAHFSCSSSAPKDCKCVSMVGYEHVVHQWAVRWTEGADQSDESSFCSYCDESCSSSFLGGSPIWCCLWCQRLVHVDCHSNMSNETGDVCDLGPLRRLILCPLYVKELTRNPSGGFLSTITHGANELASTVRASISKKYKQGNETSVDTGNSGSNGDESTESTADTGPAVVNGTDAVLENSSSLVNGGSSHGDSDSNGKVEKKPSVKRSGSFGQKDEHQGVRSKLKYELADLPSDARPLLVFINKKSGAQRGDSLRQRLNLLLNPVQVCELSSVQGPEVGLVLFRKVPHFRVLVCGGDGTAGWVLDAIEKQNFVSPPAVAILPAGTGNDLSRILNWGGGLGSVERQGGLSTVLQNIEHAAVTVLDRWKVSVLDQQGKQLQPPKYMNNYIGVGCDAKVALDIHNLREENPERFYSQFMNKVLYAREGARSMMDRTFEDFPWQVRVEVDGVDIEVPEDAEGVLVANIGSYMGGVDLWQNEDETYENFDPQSMHDKVVEVVSISGTWHLGKLQVGLSQARRLAQGQSVKIQLCAPLPVQIDGEPWSQQPCTLTISHHGQAFMLKRAAEEPLGHAAAIITDVLENAETNQVINASQKRALLQEMAVRLT comes from the exons ATGGAGAACGATGGAGAAATGGGGATGTTCTTCTTCCCCTGGTGGAACAGCAAGAATCCACTTGAAACGGTTGAGTCTGGCGGGTTCATCTTCACTTGCTTTGTTGCTGCCCTTGTTGGTATTCTCACCATAGCATACACTGCTTCTCAGTGGCGAAGAGATATCAACTTAAGCTGGACAAAAGCCATCGCCAGGTCAAAGAAAAACCCAAAGGCGCGGCACAAGACTCCTGTTGCCCCGCATAGCTGGGAACGCGACTCTGTATCTCGCACCAAGAATTTGAACTGCTGTGTGTGCTTGAAGTCGATGTCTCCCTCTCAGACAATGGTGTCTTCTCTCAGTGTTATCCACAGGTGCACGATCTGTGGAGCGGCAGCGCATTTCAGCTGTTCCTCGAGTGCTCCTAAAGATTGCAAATGCGTCTCCATGGTTGGGTACGAGCATGTGGTGCACCAGTGGGCGGTGCGGTGGACGGAAGGTGCTGATCAGTCTGACGAATCCTCGTTTTGTAGCTACTGTGACGAGTCGTGTAGCAGCTCCTTTCTCGGGGGTTCTCCTATATGGTGCTGCTTATGGTGTCAGCGTCTTGTCCATGTTGACTGTCACAGTAATATGTCGAATGAAACGGGTGATGTTTGTGATCTTGGCCCTCTTAGGAGGTTGATTTTGTGCCCTCTATACGTTAAGGAACTGACACGGAATCCTTCTGGAGGGTTTTTGAGCACGATCACGCATGGTGCAAATGAACTTGCGTCTACCGTCCGTGCCAGTATCAGCAAAAAATATAAGCAAGGTAATGAAACTTCGGTTGACACAGGTAATAGTGGTAGCAATGGTGATGAGTCTACGGAAAGCACAGCTGATACAGGTCCGGCTGTTGTTAATGGCACCGATGCCGTGTTGGAAAACTCAAGCAGCCTTGTGAATGGAGGTTCCTCTCATGGGGATAGCGATAGCAATGGCAAGGTGGAGAAGAAGCCCAGTGTTAAAAGAAGCGGGTCTTTTGGTCAGAAAGATGAACATCAGGGAGTGAGGTCGAAACTTAAGTATGAGCTAGCTGATTTGCCTTCAGATGCAAGACCGTTGTTGGTTTTCATTAACAAAAAGAGTGGTGCTCAACGAGGTGATTCTCTTCGGCAGCGTCTTAATCTTCTTCTAAATCCCGTGCAG GTGTGTGAATTGAGTTCAGTGCAGGGACCAGAAGTGGGACTTGTCCTCTTCAGGAAGGTTCCTCACTTTAGAGTTCTTGTTTGTGGTGGAGATGGCACTGCTGGTTGGGTATTGGATGCCATAGAAAAACAGAATTTTGTCTCTCCTCCTGCGGTTGCTATCCTGCCTGCTGGAACCGGGAATGATCTATCCCGGATATTGAACTGGGGTGGTGGTTTGGGTTCTGTTGAGAGACAGGGAGGCTTATCTACAGTATTACAGAACATAGAGCATGCTGCAGTCACTGTCCTTGATCGTTGGAAAGTATCGGTTCTGGATCAACAAGGAAAGCAACTCCAGCCGCCAAAATATATGAACAACTATATAG GGGTTGGGTGTGATGCCAAGGTAGCTCTTGATATCCACAATCTACGGGAGGAGAATCCAGAGAGATTTTATAGCCAG TTTATGAACAAAGTCTTATATGCTAGAGAAGGTGCGAGGAGTATGATGGACAGAACATTCGAAGATTTCCCGTGGCAAGTTCGAGTTGAGGTGGATGGTGTTGACATCGAGGTTCCTGAG GATGCGGAAGGAGTACTTGTTGCAAACATCGGAAGTTACATGGGAGGTGTGGATCTATGGCAGAATGAAGATGAGACATATGAAAACTTTGATCCGCAATCTATGCACGACAAAGTAGTAGAAGTCGTGAGTATATCTGGAACATGGCACCTTGGCAAACTCCAG GTTGGGTTATCTCAAGCCAGAAGGTTAGCTCAGGGGCAATCAGTCAAGATACAACTTTGTGCGCCGTTGCCTGTGCAAATCGATGGAGAACCTTGGTCTCAGCAACCATGTACCTTAACCATATCGCACCATGGCCAG GCTTTCATGCTAAAGAGAGCAGCGGAGGAGCCACTGGGTCACGCGGCGGCTATAATCACAGATGTTCTAGAGAATGCAGAAACCAATCAAGTGATCAACGCATCACAGAAACGAGCTCTGCTTCAAGAAATGGCTGTTAGGTTAACttaa
- the LOC108844485 gene encoding mitochondrial import receptor subunit TOM5 homolog, with the protein MAKAVISMDQLKALWHSEVHDERKWAANMKLVRALGVFAGGILLMRNFGDLMAV; encoded by the exons ATGGCGAAGGCTGTGATCTCGATGGACCAGCTGAAAGCTTTGTGGCACTCTGAGGTTCACGATGAACGAAAGTGGGCTGCTAATATG AAACTTGTGAGAGCGCTTGGGGTGTTTGCTGGAGGAATCTTACTCATGCGTAACTTTGGTGATCTCATGGCTGTCTGA
- the LOC108844484 gene encoding uncharacterized protein LOC108844484, producing the protein MAANSICSSFSVHSMANKKPSPSAARTITSKKGTTSGQVKLLTRVEQLKLLTKAEKAGLLSLAEKSGFSLSTIERLGLLTKAEEFGVLSAATNPETPGTLFTLSIGLLLLGPVFVYLVPEDYSWQVVVQLVVALVSVLGGSAAFAASGFVSNLQKSD; encoded by the exons ATGGCGGCTAATTCAATCTGTTCGTCTTTTTCAGTGCATTCAATGGCGAACAAGAAGCCTTCACCTTCTGCAGCAAGAACCATAACTTCAAAGAAG GGCACAACAAGTGGACAGGTGAAGCTGCTGACAAGAGTCGAGCAGCTCAAGCTTCTGACCAAAGCCGAAAAGGCTGGTCTTTTATCCTTAGCCGAGAAATCAGGTTTCTCTCTCTCCACCATCGAGCGTCTCGGACTGCTCACCAAAGCCGAGGAGTTCGGCGTTTTGTCCGCCGCCACGAACCCCGAAACGCCTGGAACGCTGTTCACCCTGAGCATCGGTTTACTCCTACTCGGACCGGTTTTCGTCTACTTGGTCCCTGAAGATTACTCTTGGCAAGTGGTGGTTCAGCTCGTCGTGGCTCTCGTCTCTGTCCTCGGTGGCTCTGCTGCTTTCGCTGCTTCTGGTTTTGTCTCCAATTTGCAGAAATCTGATTAA
- the LOC108846405 gene encoding transcription factor TCP17: protein MRNNSLGIKQEGDNHYQATSLSSLRQNPRIVRASRIFGGKDRHSKVCTVRGLRDRRIRLSATTAIQLYDLQDRLGLSQPSKVIDWLLEAAQNDVAMLPPLQFPPGFHLNLPTAAVGESFPGIVESFDIGSCSSRTDQTTQRETLDLERSSLSHGFDIDHHFYSNPSQSNRVYYNSSSSSCHYNLVQLQQSLLDQSGNVTVALSNNNNYLNPPTVETMSSLFPRYPLFLEGGDQLQLFSSNSNSSKQTDHVE from the coding sequence ATGAGAAATAACTCGTTGGGAATAAAACAAGAAGGCGATAATCATTACCAAGCCACTTCTTTGTCTTCGTTGAGGCAAAATCCAAGGATCGTGCGAGCCTCGAGAATATTCGGAGGCAAAGATAGACATAGCAAAGTGTGCACAGTTCGTGGTCTTCGAGACAGGAGGATAAGATTGTCGGCTACGACAGCTATCCAGCTCTACGACCTTCAAGATCGGTTAGGGCTAAGTCAGCCTAGCAAAGTCATTGACTGGCTCTTAGAAGCTGCTCAAAACGACGTCGCTATGCTTCCTCCTTTGCAATTCCCACCTGGTTTTCACCTTAATCTCCCCACCGCCGCCGTGGGAGAATCTTTCCCCGGGATCGTTGAAAGTTTCGACATTGGAAGCTGCTCATCAAGAACTGATCAAACAACCCAGAGAGAAACTTtggatcttgagagaagcagTCTTAGTCATGGGTTTGATATTGATCATCATTTTTACTCGAACCCAAGCCAAAGCAACAGGGTTTATTACAATAGCAGCAGCAGCTCTTGTCATTACAATCTCGTACAACTACAACAGTCGCTCCTGGACCAATCTGGCAACGTTACTGTCGCATTAtccaataataataattatctcAATCCACCAACGGTGGAAACCATGAGCTCTCTATTTCCGAGATACCCTTTGTTTCTAGAGGGTGGTGATCAACTTCAACTGTTTAGCTCAAACTCGAACTCCTCGAAGCAAACAGATCATGTCGAGTAG
- the LOC108844369 gene encoding plant intracellular Ras-group-related LRR protein 7, with translation MGTCASNPAGGGSKASRVKRWRSTGIIALRDSKLKTFPDVVIDMERAVRTLDLTHNKISDVPGVIGKLINMQRLLIADNLIERLPGNLGKLQSLKVLMLDGNRISCLPDELGQLIRLEQLSVSRNMLIYLPDTIGSLRNLMLLNVSNNRLKSLPESLGSCASLEDVQANDNVVEELPASLCNLNQLKSLCLDNNQVKQIPDGLLKDCKSLQNLSLHNNPISMDEFQLMEGYQEFEERRKKKFDKQIDSNVMISSKGLDVGVDK, from the exons ATGGGGACTTGCGCGAGCAATCCAGCAGGAGGAGGTTCAAAGGCTAGTCGGGTTAAGCGGTGGCGATCCACCGGCATTATCGCCCTCCGCGACTCCAAACTCAAG ACATTTCCTGATGTAGTGATTGACATGGAGAGAGCAGTACGGACACTCGATCTTACACACAACAAGATCt CTGATGTTCCTGGAGTAATCGGCAAGTTAATCAATATGCAGCGTCTG tTAATAGCTGATAATCTAATTGAGCGCCTTCCCGGGAATCTTGGGAAGCTTCAGTCTCTCAAAGTTTTGATGCTTGATGGGAACCGCATCAGCTGTTTGCCTGATGAAT TGGGTCAGTTGATAAGGCTTGAGCAACTATCAGTCTCAAGAAATATGCTCATTTACTTGCCTGATACTATTGGTAGTCTTCGCAAT CTAATGCTGTTGAATGTATCAAATAACAGATTGAAATCCCTTCCAGAATCACTAGGGAGTTGTGCTTCTTTAGAAGATGTACAGGCTAATG ATAACGTTGTTGAAGAGCTCCCTGCATCACTCTGCAATCTGAATCAGTTAAAGTCGCTTTGTTTAGACAATAATCAAGTGAAGCAG attCCAGATGGATTGCTGAAAGATTGCAAGAGTCTGCAAAATCTATCTCTGCATAACAATCCCATCTCCATGGATGAGTTTCAGCTG ATGGAAGGATACCAAGAGTTTGaagaaaggagaaagaagaagtttGATAAGCAAATAGATTCAAATGTGATGATCAGCTCAAAAGGACTCGATGTAGGCGTTGATAAATGA
- the LOC108844495 gene encoding replication protein A 70 kDa DNA-binding subunit B yields MENTVTQDGIASVLSLDSSSAQPQIIVQVVDLKPVGNRYTFNANDGKMKIKAMLPATLSSEIVSGKIQNLGLIRLVDYTPNDIPGKSGEKYLLVTKCEAVASALDSEVKSEVKASTGITLKPKQEFVAKSASQIINEQRGNAAPAARMAMTRRVHPLVSLNPYQGSWTIKVRVTNKGVLRTYKNARGEGCVFNVELTDEEGTQIQATMFNAAAKKFYDTFQKGKVYYISRGQLKLANKQFKTVQNDYEMTLNEYSEVEEAGSEEMFIPETKFNFVPIDELGPYVNQKELVDVIGVVQSVSPTMSIRRKSDNEMIPKRDIVLADETKKTVVVSLWNDLATDLGQELLDMADKYPVIAIKSLKVGDFQGVSLSTISKSNVVVNPDLPEAAKLKSWYDSEGKEMSMSAIGNGMSPSANNGSRSMYSDRVCLSHFTTNPSLGEDKPVFFSTRAYISFIKPDQAMWYRGCKTCNKKVTEAMDSGYWCEGCQKKDEECSLRYIMAVKVSDSTGEAWFSAFNDEAEKMIGCTADELNKLKAEEGEGNEFQTKLKEATWSSHLFRVSVSQQEYNSEKRQRITVRGVAPVDFAAETRLLLQDISKNNKSSQ; encoded by the exons atggagaacACAGTGACCCAAGATGGAATCGCGTCGGTACTATCCCTCGATTCGTCCTCGGCTCAACCTCAGATCATCGTCCAAGTCGTGGATCTTAAACCCGTTGGAAATCGATATAC GTTTAATGCTAATGATGGAAAGATGAAGATCAAAGCAATGTTACCTGCGACTTTATCATCTGAGATCGTCTCTGGAAAAATCCAGAATCTTGGTTTGATTCGTCTCGTTGATTATACCCCCAACGATATTCCAGGCAAATCGGGAGAAAA ATATTTGCTTGTAACAAAATGCGAGGCTGTTGCGTCTGCACTTGACTCAGAGGTTAAATCCGAGGTTAAAGCTTCTACAGGCATAACGTTGAAACCGAAGCAGGAGTTTGTCGCCAAGTCAGCTTCACAGATAATCAATGAGCAGAGAGGAAa tgcTGCACCAGCTGCGAGAATGGCTATGACCAGGAGGGTCCATCCACTTGTGTCCTTGAACCCTTACCAAGGAAGTTGGACCATTAAAGTCCGTGTCACCAACAAAGGTGTCTTGAGAACTTACAAGAATGCTAGAGGAGAAGGATGTGTCTTTAACGTGGAGCTTACTGATGAGGAA GGAACACAGATTCAGGCGACGATGTTTAACGCAGCTGCAAAGAAGTTTTATGACACATTCCAGAAGGGAAAGGTGTATTACATATCGAGGGGACAGCTTAAGCTTGCTAACAAGCAGTTCAAGACGGTTCAGAACGATTATGAGATGACTCTGAATGAGTACTCAGAGGTTGAAGAAGCTGGGAGCGAAGAAATGTTTATACCCGAAACAAAATTCAACTTTGTACCCATTGATGAGTTGGGTCCATACGTGAATCAGAAGGAGCTAGTTG ATGTTATTGGTGTTGTCCAAAGTGTTTCTCCTACCATGAGCATTAGAAGAAAGAGTGACAACGAGATGATCCCAAAGAGGGATATAGTTTTAGCTGATGAGACAAAGAAAACCGTTGTGGTGTCTCTTTGGAACGATCTCGCAACTGACTTAGGACAAGAGCTTCTAGACATGGCTGATAAGTACCCTGTTATTGCGATTAAGTCTCTCAAAGTTGGAGATTTTCAAG GAGTTTCATTGTCCACAATCAGCAAAAGCAACGTGGTGGTAAATCCTGATTTGCCAGAAGCTGCAAAGTTGAAATCTTGGTATGATTCTGAAGGCAAAGAGATGTCTATGTCTGCTATTGGCAATGGGATGAGCCCTTCTGCCAATAATGGATCAAGATCCATGTATTCTGACAGAGTCTGTCTCTCTCACTTCACAACCAACCCTTCTTTAGGCGAGGACAAG CCTGTATTCTTCAGTACTAGAGCTTACATAAGCTTCATCAAGCCAGACCAGGCAATGTGGTACCGTGGTTGCAAGACCTGTAACAAGAAAGTGACTGAAGCAATGGACTCTGGTTATTGGTGTGAAGGTTGTCAGAAAAAGGATGAAGAGTGCAGTTTAAG GTATATAATGGCGGTGAAAGTCTCTGATTCAACTGGTGAAGCCTGGTTTTCTGCATTCAACGATGAAGCAGAGAAGATGATTGGATGCACAGCTGATgaactcaataaactaaaagCAGAG GAAGGTGAAGGGAATGAGTTTCAGACTAAACTGAAAGAAGCTACTTGGTCGTCTCATCTCTTCCGTGTTAGTGTTTCTCAACAAGAGTATAACAGTGAGAAGAGACAGAGGATAACTGTAAGAGGTGTTGCTCCGGTTGATTTTGCGGCTGAAACAAGATTATTGCTCCAAGACATTTCCAAGAACAACAAGTCATCTCAGTAA
- the LOC108833014 gene encoding uncharacterized protein LOC108833014, producing the protein MRKNKPIFGGLVETHVQFPKSANIMNSILPGWSFHGNYDHSVLGRIWVVWHPSVKVRIISSSHQLTSCYVKLPHINQELLVSFVYGSNCRIERRALWSELEACYISQQGVDTPWIILGDFNEIMHPSEHSLADQSSFPRGLRDFNDCIDSCALFDLNYCGNSFTWSNGHVSKKLDRIMTNAAWLQQLPESIGVFGVPGISDHSPCCVFLDQFKPKQKRPFKFFAHLNQHEDFGELLRNCWNSLDFHGTHQLRVSKKLKELKGIIKTFSREHFSHLELRVEAAFSELCSAQENVLANPSTSSSQAVTDAHHHWHVLAKAEDSFLKQRSRVQWSAYGDSNTAYYHRFIKTRQAQNQIIFLLDRNGAIIDQIEDIKKHAVDYYSSLLGGSSSSAAPPPSIIASFLPLRCSAEAVSLLAAGFTDMDIQETFLALPMSKAPGPDGYPAEFFKANWSVVGKDMIAAVKEFLSTGCLLQQWNSTIISLIPKKANANQMSEFRPISCCNTVYKVASKLLANRIKSALPMLISSAQSAFVPGRLLVENVLLATELVAGYKWKDISKRCMLKVDLQKAFDSVNWDFILNTLEALGFPSHFRKLIAQCITTTRFSISVNGELCGYFKGSKGLRQGDPLSPYLFVIALEVFSQMLNAKFRGGDIGYHPKTSALEVTHLAFADDLMIFFDGEKSSLANIVDTMELFATWSGLRMNKDKTDLFVGGLNQHEATDLTSLGFTLGSLPIRYLGLPLMHRKLRIAEYRPLLVKISSHFTAWSSKKLSYAGRAQLINSVIYGTINFWTSAFVLPKGCLKQIQSLCSRFLWTGNVIDRGVAKIAWSTVCLPKREGGLGFRNLEIWNKTLCLKLLWRLYIPNPSLWASWIRKYKIGDENLWSLDAEKAGSGTWRSLLNLRHLATNFIRAEVGNGEHTSFWWDIWTPLGRLIDIFGDTGPRELSIPLFATVADCCDGNGWRLRGARSPAAENLQIHLTSIQLPSTSRTDDVFYWLIDGEYLPTYSASHTWEVIRNRAPSTTWASSVWFKMATPRHAFLMWIAQNDRMPTRVRLTSWGLGLSPNCCLCDSAPETRDHLLLRCEVSEQVWVLVLRRLGYTHSGFITWTSFIEWLSIKDSTAPLILKRLVSHATIYSIWAERNKRLHDGISTFPPTIYRLIDRHIRDTILGKHNSKKSFKNLMLSWLRND; encoded by the coding sequence ATGCGGAAGAATAAACCCATTTTTGGTGGTCTCGTGGAGACACATGTACAGTTCCCTAAATCGGCTAATATTATGAACTCTATTTTACCGGGCTGGTCTTTTCATGGAAACTATGACCACTCGGTGCTCGGAAGGATATGGGTGGTTTGGCACCCTTCGGTTAAAGTAAGGATTATCTCAAGTTCGCACCAACTTACTTCTTGCTACGTGAAGCTACCGCATATAAATCAAGAGCTTctagtttcttttgtttatggttCCAACTGCAGAATTGAAAGGCGAGCACTCTGGAGTGAGTTGGAAGCGTGCTATATTTCTCAGCAAGGGGTTGATACCCCTTGGATCATTCTCGGTGACTTTAATGAAATTATGCACCCGTCGGAGCACTCTTTGGCGGACCAGTCTTCTTTCCCACGGGGCTTAAGGGATTTCAACGACTGCATTGATAGTTGTGCCCTATTTGATCTCAACTACTGCGGGAATTCTTTTACTTGGTCCAATGGACATGTCTCAAAGAAATTGGACAGAATTATGACTAATGCAGCATGGCTACAGCAGTTACCAGAGTCTATTGGGGTATTTGGAGTTCCGGGGATCTCGGATCACAGTCCGTGTTGTGTCTTCCTCGATCAGTTCAAACCGAAGCAAAAGAGGCCATTTAAATTCTTTGCCCACTTGAATCAGCATGAGGACTTCGGTGAGCTCTTGCGCAACTGTTGGAATTCTTTGGATTTTCACGGTACACATCAGTTAAGGGTCTCAAAAAAGCTGAAAGAGCTTAAAGGAATTATCAAAACCTTCAGCCGAGAACACTTTTCTCATTTGGAACTTCGAGTTGAAGCTGCTTTCTCAGAGTTGTGTTCTGCTCAAGAAAATGTTCTTGCAAACCCTTCTACTTCATCATCTCAGGCTGTAACAGATGCTCACCACCACTGGCATGTTTTGGCAAAGGCGGAAGATTCTTTTCTGAAACAGAGATCGAGAGTTCAGTGGTCTGCTTATGGGGATTCAAATACTGCCTACTATCATAGGTTCATCAAAACGAGACAGGCCCAGAACCAAATAATCTTTCTTCTTGATAGAAATGGAGCCATTATTGACCAAATCGAAGACATAAAGAAGCATGCTGTTGATTACTACTCATCCTTACTAGGTGGTTCTTCGTCATCAGCGGCGCCTCCTCCGTCAATTATTGCCTCGTTCTTACCCCTGCGTTGCTCTGCGGAAGCTGTGAGTCTTCTTGCTGCTGGGTTCACAGATATGGACATTCAAGAAACATTTCTTGCTCTTCCTATGTCCAAAGCGCCTGGCCCAGATGGATACCCTGCAGAGTTTTTCAAGGCAAATTGGAGTGTAGTGGGTAAAGATATGATTGCAGCAGTCAAGGAATTCCTGTCAACGGGATGTCTGCTCCAACAATGGAACTCAACAATTATCTCCCTAATACCAAAGAAGGCAAATGCAAACCAGATGAGCGAATTTAGACCCATCTCCTGCTGCAATACTGTCTACAAAGTAGCCTCGAAGCTTCTGGCCAACAGGATCAAATCCGCCCTGCCTATGCTCATTTCCTCTGCCCAGTCGGCTTTCGTCCCGGGTCGCCTCCTGGTGGAAAATGTTCTATTGGCGACAGAGCTGGTTGCTGGGTATAAATGGAAAGATATTTCAAAACGATGTATGCTGAAAGTGGATCTTCAAAAAGCGTTTGATTCGGTCAACTGGGACTTCATCTTGAATACTCTCGAAGCTCTCGGATTCCCAAGCCACTTTCGGAAGCTAATTGCTCAGTGTATAACCACCACCAGATTCTCCATCTCGGTTAATGGAGAGTTATGCGGGTATTTTAAAGGCTCCAAGGGACTCCGACAGGGTGACCCCCTCTCCCCCTACCTCTTTGTAATTGCGCTAGAAGTGTTCTCCCAAATGCTTAATGCGAAGTTTAGAGGTGGGGATATTGGCTATCACCCAAAGACATCAGCCCTTGAGGTAACCCATCTTGCATTCGCTGATGATCTTATGATATTCTTTGATGGTGAGAAGAGCTCTCTTGCTAATATTGTTGATACTATGGAGTTATTTGCCACTTGGTCTGGTCTGAGAATGAATAAGGACAAGACAGACCTCTTCGTGGGAGGTTTGAACCAGCATGAAGCTACAGATTTGACAAGTCTTGGGTTCACTCTAGGTTCATTACCAATCCGCTATTTGGGTCTCCCTCTTATGCACCGCAAGCTGCGCATTGCTGAATACAGACCCCTGCTGGTGAAAATATCGAGTCACTTCACTGCTTGGTCTTCAAAGAAGCTGTCTTATGCTGGACGTGCTCAGCTGATTAATTCAGTTATCTATGGTACTATCAACTTCTGGACTTCAGCCTTTGTCTTGCCTAAAGGATGCTTGAAACAAATTCAGAGTTTGTGCTCTCGCTTCTTATGGACTGGAAATGTTATTGATCGTGGTGTGGCGAAGATTGCGTGGAGTACAGTATGTCTACCTAAGCGTGAAGGGGGTCTCGGTTTTAGGAATCTGGAAATCTGGAATAAGACACTCTGTCTAAAGCTGCTATGGAGATTATATATTCCCAATCCTTCTCTATGGGCTTCCTGGATTAGGAAATACAAGATAGGAGACGAGAACCTATGGAGTTTAGATGCTGAGAAGGCGGGTTCAGGAACATGGAGATCTCTCTTGAACCTACGACACTTAGCTACAAACTTCATACGAGCAGAGGTTGGAAATGGTGAACATACAAGCTTTTGGTGGGATATTTGGACCCCCCTCGGACGCCTAATTGATATATTTGGTGACACGGGTCCCCGAGAGCTCTCCATTCCTCTATTTGCTACGGTTGCTGATTGCTGTGATGGAAATGGCTGGCGATTGAGAGGTGCTCGCTCGCCGGCTGCAGAGAATCTCCAAATTCATCTCACTAGTATTCAGCTCCCCTCCACCTCCCGTACTGATGATGTGTTTTACTGGCTTATCGATGGCGAGTATTTACCAACATACTCTGCCTCACACACTTGGGAGGTGATTAGAAACAGAGCTCCTTCCACCACGTGGGCAAGCAGTGTCTGGTTCAAAATGGCAACTCCGCGACATGCCTTCCTCATGTGGATAGCACAGAACGATAGAATGCCAACTCGGGTAAGGCTCACAAGCTGGGGCCTTGGGTTATCACCAAACTGCTGTCTTTGTGACTCCGCACCGGAGACTCGTGACCATTTGCTCTTACGTTGTGAAGTAAGTGAACAGGTTTGGGTGCTGGTTTTGAGAAGGCTAGGGTATACTCACTCTGGCTTTATCACTTGGACTTCTTTTATTGAGTGGTTATCTATTAAGGATTCCACTGCACCGCTGATACTCAAAAGACTTGTGTCACACGCAACTATTTACAGTATCTGGGCAGAACGGAATAAGCGTCTGCATGACGGAATCTCGACATTTCCTCCAACGATTTATAGGCTCATTGATCGCCACATCAGAGACACAATCTTGGGGAAACATAACAGCAAGAAGAGCTTCAAAAACCTTATGCTATCATGGCTAAGGAATGACTAG